The following proteins are co-located in the Parafannyhessea umbonata genome:
- a CDS encoding IS110 family transposase, whose translation MLYSTSIGLDVHARSISAAAFVFETGEVVQRTFGYDPDAVAAWAASLPQPAGCLYESGPTGFDLQRRLVALGLPCHVGAVSKMVRPSGDRVKTDRRDALFLSRLLAVGEFVECAPPTPAMEAARDLSRAREDAREALMRARHQLSKFLLRKGHVWPKGRSTWTRAHREWLRSIELDDPCERLVLEEYVAQVRECEERRDRLDSAIAERSGADDLAGVTSRLRALRGVSTVTAFGIAVEIGDFSRFASPRALMSYVGLVPSESSSGETTSRGGITKTGNSHVRRLLVEAAWHHARPLSPASETDVASSAGLPAEAAGIAARANRRLHRRYLDLRAKGKGANVTNVAVARELVGFCWALALCG comes from the coding sequence ATGTTGTACTCTACCAGCATCGGCCTTGACGTGCACGCCCGTTCCATCAGCGCCGCGGCGTTCGTCTTCGAGACGGGCGAGGTCGTGCAGCGCACGTTCGGCTACGACCCCGACGCGGTCGCCGCCTGGGCGGCCTCGCTGCCGCAGCCCGCGGGCTGCCTCTACGAGAGCGGCCCCACGGGCTTCGACCTGCAGAGGAGGCTCGTCGCCCTCGGGCTGCCCTGCCACGTGGGCGCCGTCTCGAAGATGGTGCGGCCCTCGGGCGACCGCGTCAAGACCGACAGGAGGGACGCCCTTTTCCTCTCGAGGCTGCTGGCCGTGGGAGAGTTCGTCGAGTGCGCCCCTCCCACGCCGGCCATGGAGGCGGCGCGCGACCTGTCCCGCGCCCGCGAGGACGCGCGCGAGGCGCTGATGAGGGCGCGCCACCAGCTGTCGAAGTTCCTGCTCAGGAAGGGCCACGTGTGGCCGAAGGGCAGGTCCACGTGGACCAGGGCGCACCGCGAGTGGCTGCGCTCCATCGAGCTCGACGACCCGTGCGAGCGGCTCGTGCTCGAGGAGTACGTCGCGCAGGTCAGGGAGTGCGAGGAGCGCCGCGACCGCCTCGACTCGGCCATCGCCGAGAGGTCCGGCGCCGACGACCTCGCCGGCGTCACCTCCAGGCTCCGCGCCCTGCGCGGCGTCTCGACCGTCACCGCCTTCGGGATCGCCGTCGAGATCGGCGACTTCTCCCGCTTCGCCAGCCCCAGGGCGCTCATGTCCTACGTCGGCCTCGTGCCGTCGGAGTCGTCGTCGGGCGAGACGACCTCGAGGGGCGGGATCACCAAGACCGGCAACTCGCACGTCAGGCGGCTCCTCGTCGAGGCCGCCTGGCACCACGCCAGGCCCCTGTCGCCGGCCTCCGAGACCGACGTGGCCTCGTCGGCGGGGCTCCCGGCGGAGGCGGCGGGGATTGCGGCGCGGGCCAACCGCAGGCTGCACCGCAGGTACCTCGACCTAAGGGCGAAGGGGAAGGGCGCCAACGTCACCAACGTCGCCGTCGCCCGCGAGCTCGTCGGGTTCTGCTGGGCGCTCGCCCTCTGCGGGTGA
- a CDS encoding alpha/beta hydrolase, with amino-acid sequence MADDQFITSFDGTRLFYNPEVTADDRAVCVIVHGLCEHQGRYDYMAQKLHEAGIGTYRFDHRGHGKSEGECAYYSRWDEILDDTNVVVDRAIAENPDRPVFLFGHSMGGYCVALYGVKYPNKNLRGIICNGGLTEDKAGMFASTPTGVDPHTQLPNELGSGVCSVDEVRDWYARDPLNRKTFAIGLVYALKDGLAWFADNKRKFAYPVLLTHGEKDGLISYEDTYDLFAAVASTDKQMKIYGNCYHEVVNEWCRDEVIADYIAWMEHRI; translated from the coding sequence ATGGCAGACGACCAGTTCATCACCTCGTTCGACGGCACGCGGCTCTTCTACAACCCAGAGGTCACCGCAGACGACAGGGCCGTATGCGTCATAGTGCACGGCCTGTGCGAGCACCAGGGCCGCTACGACTACATGGCCCAGAAGCTGCACGAGGCCGGCATCGGCACGTATCGCTTCGACCACCGCGGCCACGGCAAGAGCGAGGGCGAATGCGCATACTACTCCCGCTGGGATGAGATTCTGGACGACACCAACGTCGTGGTCGACCGCGCCATCGCCGAGAACCCCGATCGTCCCGTGTTCCTCTTCGGCCACAGCATGGGTGGCTACTGCGTCGCGCTCTACGGAGTGAAGTATCCCAACAAGAACCTCCGCGGCATCATCTGTAACGGCGGCCTCACGGAGGACAAGGCGGGCATGTTTGCCAGCACGCCCACGGGCGTCGACCCGCACACGCAGCTCCCCAACGAGCTCGGCAGCGGCGTCTGCAGCGTCGACGAGGTTCGCGACTGGTACGCAAGGGATCCCCTCAACCGCAAGACGTTCGCGATTGGCCTGGTATATGCCCTGAAGGACGGCCTTGCGTGGTTTGCGGACAACAAGCGCAAGTTCGCGTATCCCGTGCTGCTCACGCACGGCGAGAAGGACGGCCTCATCTCCTACGAGGACACCTACGACCTGTTTGCCGCCGTCGCGAGCACGGACAAGCAGATGAAGATCTACGGCAACTGCTACCACGAGGTCGTAAACGAGTGGTGCCGCGACGAGGTCATCGCGGACTACATCGCCTGGATGGAGCATCGCATCTAA
- a CDS encoding elongator complex protein 3 produces the protein MEELLTDILDELRRLPDKPGEGALGPLELDRIVRRHNRGISNNSKHLSKRYILPFYLRVKQEDPARWKGWAVDPGLERRLLRTLRMKPRRTASGVATITVLTRPQPCSSNCVYCPNDLRMPKSYLSNEPACQRAEQNFFDPYLQVMTRLTALYQMGHSVDKVELIVLGGTWSDYPRSYQLWFIRELFRALNDWPVPEDVLALRQSHYRNLGISNDPQEIARFVAPEQRLVNAGLESYNQGFARLYGEVPTDEDPWGEKSERFRQAQSIMQATEEELAAEQARNETAAHRVVGLVIETRPDTITPESLTLFRRLGCTKIQIGIQSTRQEILDANHRATTIAQVKRAFSLIRLFGFKIHAHLMVNLLGSTPREDKADFKTFVCDPGFLPDEVKLYPCALVAGTRLVPRYHSGEWRPYTEEELLDVLVADTLATPPYMRISRMIRDIGADDILVGNKKTNLRQMVEGRIRELGAAGRVRDIRFREIARSEVDLGTLSIDDVCYQTTVTCEHFLQWVTPDGRIAGFLRLSLPKWDALQSGVTDVRASELPTHPGMP, from the coding sequence ATGGAAGAACTGCTGACCGACATACTGGACGAGCTTCGACGCCTGCCTGACAAACCAGGCGAGGGCGCGCTCGGACCGCTTGAGCTTGACCGGATAGTCCGTAGGCACAACCGCGGCATCAGCAACAACTCGAAGCATCTATCGAAGCGCTACATTCTGCCTTTCTACCTACGCGTGAAGCAGGAGGACCCCGCCCGCTGGAAGGGGTGGGCCGTGGACCCTGGGTTGGAGCGGCGCCTACTGCGCACGCTTCGCATGAAGCCGCGTCGCACGGCATCTGGCGTGGCTACGATTACGGTGCTCACTCGTCCGCAGCCGTGCTCCAGCAACTGCGTGTATTGTCCCAACGACCTGCGCATGCCGAAGAGCTACCTCTCCAACGAACCCGCCTGCCAGCGTGCCGAGCAAAACTTCTTTGATCCATACCTGCAGGTTATGACTCGCCTTACGGCCCTGTACCAGATGGGACACTCCGTGGACAAGGTCGAGCTCATCGTGCTTGGGGGCACGTGGAGCGACTATCCGCGCAGCTACCAGCTCTGGTTCATTCGCGAGCTCTTTCGTGCCCTCAACGACTGGCCCGTCCCCGAGGATGTTCTTGCCCTGCGGCAGTCCCATTACCGCAACCTCGGCATCAGCAACGACCCGCAAGAGATCGCGCGATTCGTGGCGCCAGAGCAGCGTCTTGTCAACGCGGGGCTCGAGTCCTACAACCAGGGGTTTGCGAGGCTGTATGGTGAGGTTCCTACGGACGAAGACCCTTGGGGCGAGAAGAGCGAGCGCTTCCGGCAGGCACAGAGCATTATGCAAGCGACCGAAGAGGAGCTCGCGGCAGAGCAGGCGAGAAACGAGACGGCCGCGCATCGCGTCGTTGGACTGGTCATCGAGACGCGTCCCGATACCATCACGCCAGAGAGCCTCACGCTTTTCAGGCGCCTTGGCTGCACCAAGATACAGATTGGAATCCAGTCCACGCGTCAGGAGATCCTGGACGCAAACCATCGCGCAACGACGATCGCCCAGGTGAAGAGGGCCTTCTCTCTCATAAGGCTCTTTGGGTTCAAGATTCATGCGCACCTCATGGTCAACCTTCTGGGCTCTACGCCGCGGGAGGACAAGGCCGACTTCAAGACGTTCGTGTGCGACCCGGGCTTCCTGCCGGATGAGGTCAAGCTCTATCCATGCGCCCTCGTGGCGGGCACGCGGTTGGTTCCGCGTTACCATTCGGGGGAGTGGCGTCCCTACACGGAGGAGGAGCTCTTGGACGTCCTCGTTGCCGACACGCTTGCGACGCCTCCTTACATGCGCATTAGCAGGATGATTCGCGACATCGGCGCGGATGACATTCTTGTGGGCAACAAGAAGACGAACCTTCGCCAGATGGTGGAGGGACGCATACGTGAGCTCGGCGCTGCGGGACGAGTACGCGACATCCGCTTCAGGGAGATAGCGCGTTCCGAGGTGGACCTGGGGACGCTTTCTATTGACGACGTTTGCTACCAGACAACCGTCACGTGCGAGCACTTCCTCCAATGGGTAACGCCGGACGGCCGCATAGCGGGATTCCTCAGGCTGTCGCTTCCGAAGTGGGATGCTCTGCAGAGTGGTGTGACGGACGTGCGCGCAAGCGAGCTCCCCACGCACCCGGGGATGCCATGA
- a CDS encoding HIRAN domain-containing protein encodes MYKRSREYISCNIAGQSHWDIAEVFGELKPGSKLKLKAESDNPYDPNAVAVYYKGVKIGFVPRAQNETISLLLAYGHKDVFKAYVLAVDPSRDLEHRVTMRINVRDAR; translated from the coding sequence ATGTACAAGCGGAGCAGGGAATACATAAGCTGCAACATCGCCGGCCAGTCGCACTGGGACATTGCGGAAGTCTTTGGCGAGTTGAAGCCGGGCAGCAAGCTGAAGTTGAAGGCGGAGTCGGACAACCCCTATGACCCCAACGCGGTCGCCGTGTACTACAAGGGCGTGAAGATCGGCTTTGTGCCCAGGGCGCAGAACGAAACGATCAGCCTGCTTCTGGCCTATGGGCACAAGGATGTTTTCAAGGCGTACGTGCTTGCTGTCGACCCGTCGAGGGACCTTGAGCACCGCGTTACCATGCGTATCAACGTGAGGGACGCACGCTAG
- a CDS encoding GNAT family N-acetyltransferase — MIREVHVYGQAAHLGKADSSSQHQGLGRGLVRRACDIAREEGYTRIHVISSVGTREYYRKLGFVDAGLYQSMKL, encoded by the coding sequence ATGATCCGTGAGGTGCATGTGTACGGACAGGCTGCCCACCTGGGGAAGGCGGACTCCTCCTCCCAGCACCAGGGGCTTGGTCGCGGACTCGTGCGTCGTGCGTGCGATATCGCTCGCGAGGAGGGCTACACGCGCATACACGTGATCAGCTCCGTGGGAACTCGCGAGTATTATCGCAAGCTGGGTTTCGTGGATGCAGGACTGTACCAGAGCATGAAGCTTTAG
- a CDS encoding Fur family transcriptional regulator: MRLSAPVRRNTRQRQMVLEEVRSRCDHPTAEQIYQSVHERDPRVSQATVYRNLHLLAEEGEILSIKAPGVEHFDLRRDVHPHMVCTRCGSVVDVPLPLGDTGLDGRAADATGWKVLDHAVLFRGICPACLKRERDNKMAS, from the coding sequence ATGCGATTGAGCGCCCCCGTGCGGCGCAACACGAGGCAGCGCCAGATGGTTCTGGAGGAGGTTCGCTCTCGTTGCGACCATCCCACCGCAGAGCAGATATACCAAAGCGTCCACGAACGTGACCCACGCGTAAGCCAGGCGACTGTCTACCGCAATCTTCATCTGCTTGCAGAGGAGGGGGAGATTCTCTCCATCAAGGCCCCGGGCGTCGAGCACTTCGACCTGCGAAGGGACGTTCATCCCCATATGGTTTGCACCCGGTGCGGCTCGGTGGTGGACGTGCCGCTTCCGTTGGGTGACACAGGCCTCGATGGGCGAGCGGCAGATGCGACCGGCTGGAAGGTCCTAGACCATGCGGTATTATTCCGCGGTATCTGCCCCGCGTGCCTGAAGCGAGAACGTGACAACAAAATGGCCTCGTGA
- a CDS encoding flavin reductase — MAFHEVDAHELTLRPFDAFDRGWALLAAGDDAASNCMTISWGGLGTLWNKPVATAYVRQSRYTKQFLDGSDTFSVNLFDGTERPALGVLGKVSGRDGDKLAKTDLTQSLVDGTPVIDQARVILVCRKAYVGPLAPEGICDPEVEPRNYSGADAGNYHTMYVGYVEHVLVAD; from the coding sequence ATGGCATTTCACGAGGTAGACGCGCATGAGCTCACGCTCAGGCCCTTTGACGCGTTCGACCGGGGCTGGGCGCTTCTGGCGGCCGGCGACGATGCGGCGTCCAACTGCATGACCATCAGCTGGGGCGGCCTCGGCACCCTGTGGAACAAGCCCGTCGCGACCGCGTACGTGCGCCAGAGCCGCTACACCAAGCAGTTCCTGGATGGCAGCGACACGTTCTCCGTCAACCTGTTCGACGGAACGGAGCGTCCCGCGCTGGGCGTCCTGGGCAAGGTGTCTGGACGCGACGGCGACAAGCTCGCGAAGACGGACCTCACGCAGTCGCTGGTAGATGGCACGCCGGTGATCGACCAGGCGCGCGTGATCCTGGTGTGCCGCAAGGCGTACGTCGGCCCGCTCGCGCCGGAGGGCATCTGCGACCCCGAGGTCGAGCCCCGCAACTACTCCGGCGCGGACGCCGGCAACTACCACACCATGTACGTGGGTTACGTCGAGCACGTCCTCGTGGCAGACTGA
- a CDS encoding TrpB-like pyridoxal phosphate-dependent enzyme, with protein MAETKTTDPYRTYLREDQIPTAWYNLRADMPEKPEPMRLPNGKVATVDDIAPVFARALCEQELDDDTAYFDIPEPVMEMYRVYRPSPLCRAYNLERALGTPAKIYYKFEGNNTSGSHKLNSALAQAYYAYAEGITNITTETGAGQWGTALSEAAAHFGLSLDVYMVKCSYEQKPFRRSVMQTFGATITPSPSDTTAAGRKILADDPTCTGSLGTAISEAVERALNVPGNKGRYQLGSVLNQVLLHQSIIGLESYEALAELGEYPDIVIGCCGGGSNFGGLIAPFMRDKLNGTHPDTRFIGVEPASCPSLTRGVYAYDFADTGQTCPLCKMYTLGSGFIPSPDHAGGLRYHGMSPVVSKLKHDGYMEAVAVKQTDVFAVAEQFAKLETILPAPESSHAILQAIREAERCRETGEAKTILFGLTGTGYFDMVAYDKYNKGELEDHIPTDEELQVGFDTIPHIPGLQ; from the coding sequence ATGGCAGAGACGAAGACCACCGATCCCTATCGCACGTACCTGCGCGAGGACCAGATTCCGACCGCCTGGTACAACCTGCGCGCGGACATGCCTGAAAAGCCCGAGCCCATGAGGCTCCCCAACGGCAAGGTCGCCACGGTGGACGACATCGCGCCAGTGTTTGCGCGCGCCCTGTGCGAGCAGGAGCTGGATGATGACACGGCCTACTTCGACATTCCCGAGCCGGTCATGGAGATGTATCGCGTGTACCGCCCGAGTCCGCTGTGCCGCGCGTACAACCTGGAGCGCGCGCTGGGCACGCCGGCGAAGATCTACTACAAGTTCGAGGGCAACAACACCTCTGGTTCTCACAAGCTGAACTCCGCGCTGGCGCAGGCGTACTACGCGTACGCCGAGGGCATCACGAACATCACAACCGAGACGGGCGCCGGCCAATGGGGCACCGCACTTTCCGAGGCGGCGGCGCACTTTGGGCTGAGCCTGGACGTGTACATGGTGAAGTGCTCGTACGAGCAGAAGCCGTTCCGCCGCAGCGTGATGCAGACGTTTGGCGCCACCATCACGCCGTCGCCCTCCGACACCACCGCGGCCGGCCGCAAGATTCTTGCAGACGACCCCACGTGCACCGGGTCGTTGGGCACGGCCATCAGCGAGGCGGTGGAGCGCGCGCTCAACGTGCCGGGCAACAAGGGTCGCTACCAGCTGGGCAGCGTGCTGAACCAGGTGCTGCTGCACCAGTCCATCATCGGTCTGGAGTCGTATGAGGCGCTTGCGGAGTTGGGCGAGTACCCGGACATCGTGATTGGCTGCTGCGGCGGTGGTTCCAACTTTGGTGGCCTCATCGCCCCGTTCATGCGCGACAAGCTGAACGGCACCCACCCCGATACGCGCTTCATTGGCGTGGAGCCCGCGAGCTGTCCTTCGCTCACGCGCGGCGTGTACGCGTACGACTTTGCGGACACAGGCCAGACCTGCCCGCTCTGCAAGATGTACACGCTGGGAAGCGGCTTCATCCCGAGTCCGGACCACGCCGGGGGCCTGCGCTACCACGGCATGAGCCCCGTCGTGTCCAAGCTGAAGCACGACGGCTACATGGAGGCGGTCGCGGTGAAGCAGACGGACGTGTTCGCTGTGGCGGAGCAGTTCGCGAAGCTCGAGACCATCCTGCCCGCGCCGGAGAGCTCGCACGCCATCCTGCAGGCAATCCGCGAGGCAGAGCGCTGCCGCGAGACCGGCGAGGCAAAGACCATCCTGTTTGGCCTCACGGGAACCGGCTACTTCGACATGGTGGCTTACGACAAGTACAACAAGGGCGAGCTCGAGGACCACATCCCCACGGACGAGGAGCTTCAGGTGGGCTTCGATACCATCCCGCACATTCCCGGCCTGCAGTAG
- a CDS encoding ferritin family protein — MKFVCPVCGYVEEFDGDELPADYKCPQCGCPGDRFTKQEGELTWAAEHVVGVGKAEGVSEDIIEDLRANFNGECSEVGMYLAMSRVAMREGYPEVGMYYRQAAFEEADHASRFAELLGEVVTDSTKKNLEMRVEAENGATAGKFDLAKRAKAANLDAIHDTVHEMARDEARHGKAFAGLLKRYFG, encoded by the coding sequence ATGAAGTTTGTTTGCCCCGTTTGCGGTTACGTTGAGGAGTTCGACGGCGACGAGCTGCCCGCCGACTACAAGTGCCCCCAGTGCGGTTGCCCCGGTGACCGCTTCACCAAGCAGGAGGGAGAGCTGACCTGGGCCGCCGAGCACGTCGTGGGCGTCGGCAAGGCCGAGGGCGTCTCTGAGGACATCATCGAGGACCTGCGCGCCAACTTCAACGGCGAGTGCTCCGAGGTCGGCATGTACCTCGCAATGAGCCGCGTCGCCATGCGCGAGGGTTATCCCGAGGTCGGCATGTACTACCGTCAGGCAGCCTTCGAGGAGGCCGACCACGCCTCTCGCTTCGCCGAACTGCTCGGCGAGGTCGTGACCGACTCCACCAAGAAGAACCTCGAGATGCGCGTCGAGGCCGAGAACGGCGCCACCGCCGGCAAGTTCGACCTTGCCAAGCGCGCCAAGGCCGCAAACCTCGATGCCATCCACGACACCGTCCATGAGATGGCACGTGACGAGGCTCGCCACGGCAAGGCCTTCGCCGGTCTGCTGAAGCGCTACTTCGGCTAG
- a CDS encoding VOC family protein yields the protein MQARFVHRCTHVIDKQRTIEFYEKALGFHVVRESGPADGSWTNTFMESDACPFQLELTWNRGRTEPYDNGGRDQHIAFVVDDFDAYHELHRQMGCIDYENVAMGLYFICDPEGQRIEILPEKR from the coding sequence ATGCAAGCCAGGTTCGTGCATCGCTGCACCCACGTAATCGACAAGCAGAGGACCATCGAGTTCTACGAGAAGGCGCTCGGCTTTCACGTGGTAAGGGAGAGCGGTCCGGCGGATGGCTCGTGGACGAACACGTTCATGGAAAGCGACGCGTGCCCGTTCCAGCTTGAGCTCACGTGGAACCGAGGACGAACCGAGCCGTATGACAACGGCGGCCGGGACCAGCACATCGCGTTCGTCGTGGATGATTTCGATGCCTATCACGAGCTGCACAGGCAGATGGGGTGCATCGACTACGAGAACGTGGCGATGGGACTCTACTTCATCTGCGACCCGGAGGGCCAGCGCATCGAGATTCTGCCGGAGAAGCGCTAG
- a CDS encoding patatin-like phospholipase family protein has translation MDGVGIAFCGGGFRSFAEVAAIEDMQRSDVRYGAVAGTSMGSLVAALAASGVSTDRMAELLVAMDKRTVEEGVLRNMPLKVLNVISNKGMVDSAILEDYAREVLEGAGIRTFADFVMPVAITAVDIVSGELFVFTNDEELFAADGGNWNTVCDLSLDVAKCCACSGSYPLVITPTKYLGRTFMDGGCRMNLPTPLFDRSMVDAVVGVGLIRKPRLVEDITPLNIAMRTMGCGANQLDRIHANAADLYINLPVSGDDAFQAGTGAQVIDEARQMLRDNPPDWNAVRPSMLESIRKRAVDAFYNMVKTVPKSVKMS, from the coding sequence GTGGATGGGGTTGGCATCGCGTTCTGCGGTGGCGGTTTCAGGTCCTTTGCCGAGGTTGCGGCGATTGAGGACATGCAGAGAAGCGACGTGAGATACGGTGCCGTGGCGGGAACGTCGATGGGATCATTGGTGGCGGCGCTTGCAGCATCGGGCGTGAGCACCGACCGCATGGCGGAGCTGCTTGTTGCGATGGACAAGCGCACCGTTGAGGAGGGCGTGCTCAGGAACATGCCCCTGAAGGTGCTGAACGTGATATCGAACAAGGGCATGGTGGACAGCGCCATCCTTGAGGACTATGCGCGGGAGGTTCTGGAGGGTGCGGGGATCAGGACGTTTGCCGACTTCGTGATGCCCGTTGCCATTACGGCCGTCGACATTGTGAGTGGTGAGCTCTTTGTGTTTACGAACGACGAGGAGCTCTTTGCGGCGGATGGTGGTAACTGGAACACGGTGTGCGACCTGTCGCTGGACGTTGCGAAGTGCTGCGCGTGCTCGGGCTCGTATCCGCTAGTGATCACGCCGACTAAGTACCTTGGCCGGACGTTCATGGACGGTGGTTGCCGCATGAACCTGCCAACGCCCCTGTTCGACAGGAGCATGGTGGACGCCGTGGTAGGCGTGGGCCTTATCAGGAAGCCGCGACTGGTGGAGGACATCACTCCGCTGAACATTGCCATGCGAACGATGGGCTGCGGGGCGAACCAGCTGGACCGCATTCATGCGAACGCGGCGGACCTTTACATTAACCTGCCCGTGAGCGGCGACGACGCATTCCAGGCGGGCACGGGCGCCCAGGTGATAGACGAGGCTCGCCAGATGCTGCGCGACAATCCTCCCGACTGGAATGCCGTGCGCCCGAGCATGCTGGAATCCATCCGCAAACGTGCGGTGGACGCGTTCTACAACATGGTCAAGACGGTGCCGAAGAGCGTGAAGATGTCCTGA
- a CDS encoding nucleotide pyrophosphohydrolase has protein sequence MTFDEVRRDILRFRDERDWAQFHNPKDLAISVSLEAAELLECFQWSGADLECAERAPRMEEELADVLIYCVMLADRLGVDPVEAMRRKLDQNARKYPVEKARGRSSKYTEL, from the coding sequence ATGACGTTTGACGAGGTAAGGCGCGACATCCTAAGGTTTCGCGACGAGCGCGACTGGGCGCAGTTCCACAATCCCAAGGACCTGGCGATATCCGTCTCGCTCGAGGCGGCAGAGCTTCTGGAGTGCTTCCAGTGGTCTGGGGCGGACCTTGAGTGCGCCGAGCGCGCGCCGCGCATGGAGGAGGAGCTTGCCGACGTGCTGATCTATTGCGTGATGCTGGCCGACCGCCTGGGCGTGGACCCCGTGGAGGCCATGCGGCGCAAGCTGGATCAGAACGCACGGAAGTATCCCGTTGAGAAGGCTCGCGGCAGGTCGAGCAAGTACACGGAGCTGTAG
- a CDS encoding YbaK/EbsC family protein, which translates to MSAESTRAYLARYGLDEKIITYDVLTATVEQAAEASGLEPGQIGKTMAFDVGGDAVLVVCAGDAKVWNSAFKRQFHTKPTFIKPEQLEERVGHPMGGVCPFDVKPEVKCYLDVSLKRYDFVRPAAGSENTGVDTTMEELEQVSHSLGWVDVCKGWREE; encoded by the coding sequence TTGTCGGCGGAATCGACGCGCGCATACCTGGCTCGCTATGGTTTGGACGAGAAGATCATCACGTACGACGTGCTGACGGCGACCGTGGAGCAGGCGGCGGAGGCATCTGGCCTGGAGCCCGGACAAATTGGCAAGACGATGGCCTTCGACGTGGGCGGCGATGCGGTGCTTGTGGTGTGCGCCGGCGACGCGAAGGTGTGGAACTCCGCGTTCAAAAGGCAGTTTCACACGAAGCCGACCTTCATAAAGCCGGAACAGCTCGAGGAGCGCGTGGGGCATCCCATGGGCGGCGTATGCCCGTTTGACGTAAAGCCTGAGGTCAAGTGCTACTTAGACGTATCGCTCAAGCGCTACGACTTTGTGCGACCCGCCGCCGGCAGCGAGAACACAGGCGTCGATACCACGATGGAAGAGCTTGAGCAGGTAAGTCACTCCCTGGGATGGGTGGACGTGTGCAAGGGCTGGCGTGAGGAGTAG